In one Candidatus Nitronereus thalassa genomic region, the following are encoded:
- a CDS encoding DUF4398 domain-containing protein: protein MLTIFQWLRLGLMSLLMAVVLTGCSGTPVTEFEEARQALKRAVEENAPQFSQETYVRAMAAFSAATHEWHAQNARWSWERDYSTTIDLLVLATLDAHRAMEEAIQHQRLRQN, encoded by the coding sequence GTGTTGACCATCTTTCAATGGCTTCGTCTGGGGCTGATGAGCTTGTTGATGGCGGTGGTCCTCACCGGTTGTTCGGGGACTCCGGTGACAGAATTCGAGGAAGCTCGTCAAGCGCTAAAACGAGCTGTGGAGGAAAATGCCCCACAGTTTTCCCAGGAGACCTATGTCCGGGCCATGGCGGCCTTCAGTGCTGCGACTCATGAGTGGCATGCGCAAAATGCCCGGTGGAGTTGGGAGCGGGATTATTCCACGACGATAGATCTTCTTGTATTGGCAACTCTCGACGCCCATCGTGCGATGGAGGAAGCAATTCAACATCAACGACTTCGGCAAAATTAA